The sequence attaaataaaagagatatttacaAATAAAATACAAGAAAATAGGTCACAGAaaccccaaaaacttataaactatttaaatctaaaataagAAACATGAGGATATTCTATAGAATTAAGAAAATAAAGTCTTCCATCATAGTTTATCCCTTCCCCTTCACCTAGTTGACATCCTCTTTTTGCCATAATATCCGCAGCAAAATTGGTTTTACGATATGTATGTTTAAAACGGATTGAATCATATAATTGTCGAACATCTTCCCAACGTTGAATAACAAACCAAGGCAGAGCCATATTTTCCAAAGCATAAATAGCACTAACATAATCCGACCAAATCAGCACACGTCTAATTCCCCACTTGACAGCCCATTACAATCCAACAATAATTCCATATAATTCCGCAAGAAAACTATTTGTAATGCCCAGGCCAATGCTCATTGTTCCAAGAACGTTACACTCTTCATCACGGACTACAACACCTGCTCCAGCTATATCGGCTCCTTTACCACGAGCTGTTCCATCACAACATAACATAATCTCTCCCCTTTCCGAAGGCACCCAGAAAACTTCCACCGGAACTGTATGATTGACTTGTCTATGATGTACCTTAAAAAAATTCAGAATCTGCAACTCCTCAACATAATTGAACATGAAACTCTTTAATCTCGAAGAATAATCATGAATAAGAGTGAAAATGCGCTTCCTAAAGAAACTCCAGCTAATCGTCTTcttttcaaaaacaattttgtttcTAATATTCCAAAGTTAAACTGAGTAACAAGCACAACAATCAACCACAGGTATTTAACAATTGGACTTTTTCCTTCGGCAGACTTGTAAACAATTATGAAATCTTGGTGAGGCCGTAAACCAAAAATTTCAGCTATACACGTCCTGGCACTCTGAGCAAAAGTGCACGACCAAAGGATATGGTCTAAGGACTCCTCCGCAGACCTGCACAGACAACATCTGTAAAAAGAGAGATCTTGAAACCGCTTTGGACTTTGTCGAGAGTCGCACGGGCTCCCCTCATTATTTTCCGTCTTTGTGCGGCAAGCATTGGGTGAACTGCCTTGCGCCAGAGTAAAGCAACTCCAGGAAGAACAGGATATTTTTGACGAATAATCTCCCTAGCAGAACTTACAGAGAAAACCCCCTTCAAATCCGGCATCCAAAAAAAATCTGGTCCATGACACAACCTGGGAAGAGTAGCGAGATTAACTCTAGCCCGTAACAAATTGCCACCGTGAGTATTATTGATAAACCAATCCCCATCCACAATTATTTCGCTCACTTTTGCTGACCTATCCAAGTTCTGATCTCCTAAAATATCAGTGATAGAAACGGTACCAACCAGATATCAAAATAAAGAGACGTGCATCTCCCATCACTAGTCAAAGATTTAGTATTTTGAGCAACAATTCTATCAACCCAATGAACACCAGGTAGAATAGTAGATTTTATCCCATAATCCTTCACTCTACCGTCCCTACAAGTGTATTTAGCTTCTAAGAATCGAGCCCATTTCTTATGTGATCTTTTGATATTCCACAAGAGTTTAGCAACCAAAGCCTTATTCATGACACTCAATCTGGTAAGACCAAGTCCCCCTTCAGAAAGAGGAGAACAGACTTTATCAAAACCAACAACAAAAGCCCTGGATATTCCGGAATCCCCAGACCAAATAAAATTCTGAATCACCCTTTCGCATTGTTGAATGAACTTTAGAGGCCATTTATAAACCTCCATATTATGGATGAAATAACTAGCAATGACAATTTTAACAAGCACCACTCTATCATGGAATGAAAGCATTTTACCTTTCCAGACagctaattgattttttattttatcaatgacagtacatatatgtctATATCTCACCGCCCCTGGCATGATTTGCACTCCCAAATAACAATCAGGAAAAGAAGCAAGACTCATACCAAGAAAATCAAAAATAGTTCTCCGTCTACTCAAAGGCCCCCCATCATAATAAATTTTACTTTTTTGCCTGCAAACGGTTTGCCCAGAAACATGATGATACTGCTCTAGTAAAGAAACCAGATTTCTCACACTTTTCATAtttcctttacaaaaaatcataatatcattagcaaagaataaatgagtaGGGGAAATACCATTTCTCGTAACCATTGGTGACATTTTCTTCTCCTTAAAAAGCTTAGAAATGTTCCTGCTAAGGACatcttcaatcaaaacaaaaatcaaggaaGAAAGGGTATCACCTTGACGTaaacctctattaattttgaagaACCCTTCCAGACGAAAATTTAAAAGAATATAAATACGAGCAGATTGTAAGATAGAATGGATCCATGTACACCAATCCTCAGAGAAACCATACCTGCGGAGCACCTCCAAACCAAAAAGACCAACTAacagtatcaaaagcctgagaaaTATCCAATTTCATTCCCAAATCGCCATCCTTGCTTTTAATATGAAGCTCATTAACCATCTCAGAGGCCAAGCTAATATTTTCGTGAATATTTCTCTctttcatgaaagccacttgTTCCTCAGAGACAAGTTTTTCCAAAACACTTCCCAGTCTGGTAGTTAAAATTTTAGTAAAGATCTTGAAAAAGAAATTACTAAGGCCAATAGGTCTAAAATTCCGAAAAGAATTAGCTCCTCTAACCTTTGCCAGGAGAATAATAAGACTCGAATTATCCCCACTAGGAGTAAATTTATGTTGCCAGCAAAAAAGAATTGCTACAAATAAATCATGTtggataatctcccaacaatgcctATGGAAACAACCCGAGAAACCATCAGGAGCCAGAGCACTGTCTGCCCCTAAATCAAAAACAGCCTTTTGAATATCCTCCACTGTAAGCAAACTGTCCATACGCTGTTGTTCCTCCAAAGTAATAGACAAATGATCGTAATAAAAAATCTGATCTTCAACCGGCATTTCCACACCATTAAACTTGTTCTCATAATAAGAAACAACATGTTGGCACAATTGATCCCCATCTGTGATAGTGTTACCAGCATCATCCACAAGCTCGGAAATAGTGTTATTACCTCTACGAATGCGAATGCTATTATGCAGAAAACTAGAGTTACTAGCTCCCTCCAAAAGCCATTTGTTCCTTGCTTTTTGGCGaagcataatattttgttgcttggtcaaataatcattttttcttttttctctctcctaattttgctctggcgattttagggttttgtactttttttcaaaaaaaatttcacGCGCTTCATCTTGGATCATCACTTTGGTGATTCAAGATGGGTGATAGTTCTCAAAATACTCAGTTGAGAACTCTCACTTATGCTGATCAAGTTAAGGGAAAACAACAGTTGCCAACAACCTCAATAGACCTAAGTTGGCTACCTATTCCAACTGTGAAAGAAGGGAAACCTGCTGTGGTGCTTCCTGAATCGTTCTATTTGGAAGgatgtgatatttggaaatttagCCTTATTGGGCGTTTAGATTTAAAAGGAGTTAACTTTCAATATGTGAAGAACAACCTTGAGGAACAATGGCAGTTAGGTCAGGGATGTGTCCAATTTATTCCAATGAACAGGGTTTCTTTTCAATCAAGTTGCAATCACAAGCTGATAAAGACAAGTTGTTGAATGTTGAAGCATGGTTTTTCGATCATCAAAAGCTAAACCTAATTAAATGGTTTCTAGGTTTTGACGCTGACAAACCAAGGACCTCACATGCTTCCATGTGGGTCAAGTTTACAGGCTTGCCGCTAGAGTTTTGGATTGAAAAAACGCTACTTTCCATGGCAAAATCGTTGGGTACTCCAATAGTGGTAGATAAGCGTACTCTTGAACATGAATATGGACACTTTGCTTCAGTCTTGGTTGACATAAACTTTGCTGAAACGGCTACAGATTCTATTCATGTTACTATAGGGGGTTTGGACTACTGGAAGCCGGTGGAGATTCAAAAGAATCCAAAATTTTGCACAAAGTGTAAGATTATtgggcataatgatcaggaatgcAAGAAACAAACATCAAACTCTTCCGTCCAGGCACCTGCGCAACAAAAGAGTAATTCTAATCAGTCTCATACTTCTGGAGATAGGGCTAACAACAATGTCAATCAAGTTAAAAATGTTTCTGGTGAGTGGCAAGTTGCTAAACGTAGGAAGGGTAAGAATGCGCCTAAAAATCCAGTTTCCCCTGAAGTTGTAGTTACTAAGGTGGTGGAGGCTAATAATTTGGAGTATACTGCTCAGATGGTGAAAGCTAAGCAGTTGGAGGTTGAATATACTAAGTCCAAAGATGCATTTGAATCTgcctttgttgaattggcgagaactaaCCAAGTGCAGGATTCAAACTCAGTTTTAGTGCATAGTGGCAAAGTGGGTGAAACTAGGCCACTGAGCGCTAAGTCAGGTGTGGTTGGAAATATGATTCCTAACCCTGATAGGACTCTTGTTATCCCTGCTACTCCTCTTTGTGATCAGTTGTTAGTTGGAGAATTTGTTTTGCAAAATAAATCTGACGCTATCAACTCAATCCCAGTTGCAGAGAGCTCTTGTGATGCGCAGTTTAGAGCTGACCAGGAAGCTAGGAGAGCACGAATTACTGCTTTAACTCGAGTTGCAGCCAGGGTTCCTCGACAGGATTCAGTTTTCGAAATCTCTTCTGCAACGGATTTGGATACAAACAATTTAAGTAACCTTATTATAAAAGGAAATTCACCAGGTTTGAATACTGGTGTTTCTCCACAGCTAGTTAACTCCTCCAATCCCAGTTTATAATGCGTGTTCTTTTTTGGAACATCAATGGATTTTCTCGTGATGAGTCACGAGACAAATTGAAAGAGTTACTTAGAGATTTTAAACCTGACGTATTCTGTCTTGCTGAGCCTAAGGTCCATTGtacttttaatttttttcagGGATTACATGTTGAGGGTTATAAAAAAGAAGTTATACATAATTTTGTTGGTTCGTCTAAAGGGAATTTATGGATTTGCTGGTACGTTGATATAACTACTCTGGTGGTTATTAATTCTGGTAGACAGGCTATTTCTATAAAAATGGAAGGTGTTCTTatatcttttgttcatgctagttgttTTCAAGTTACACGAAGAAGCTTATGGCAGCAGctttcttcagttgataataatacTCCCCCGTTGGtcatgggtgattttaattgtgtgcttcataatgatgaaaagaaagggggttgTGAACCACGTACTTCAGCTATTAATGAATTCAGTGATTGGCTAGATGACAATAACCTTTTTGAAGATGATTCTTTGGGTTCTAAATACACTTGGGCCAATGGTCAATCAGGTGTTCATAGAATTCTTTGCAAGTTGGATCGGGCTGTCATTAATGAAGCATGGCTTACGaagtttgagaattggcggtTTAAAGCTCTTCCTCGTGAAGTTTATGATCATTCTACGTTTATAGGCTATCCTTTTGTAAATTCAAGACCTAAAAGATCTCCTTTTAGAGTTCAAAAAATGTGGTTCACTCATCCTGATTTCATGTGTATGGTTATGGAGAGTTGGAATGCTCCTGTTTCTGGTTCCCATGCTTATATCTACCCCTTCAAGCTTAAGAGATTAAAGGCTGACATGAAGGAGTGGAATTTACGTGTTTTTGGTAATATTAATGCTAGACTCAAACATGCTAAATTAACAATGGAAGTTTCTCTTCGTATTTCTGATGAGGATCCGGAAGACGTAACTAAGCTGAAGTTTGCTAAGGAGGCTTCGGTTACACTTCAGGAAATCCGTATGCGTCAATCCATTATGTTGAAGCAAAAATCTCGTAATAAGTGGCTTACTGACGGTGCAAGTAATACTTCTTTCTTTCATGCCAATATTCCAACTCGCATGAGCAGCAATATGATTTCAAAATTGGTAGATGATGATGGGAATATTCTCTATAATTGTGACCAGATTAGAGATTACACGGTGTCTTATTTTGAGTCTAAATTTAATGGGGAAGAGCTTCCAATTGATGAGCATGACATTATCTCTACGGAGGAAAGTCAAAGAATGGATGTGATTTCTACTTATGATGAAATAAAGGTTGTTGTTTATGACCTTGATGTTGATAGTTCTCCAGGACCTGATGGTTTCTCTAGATggttttatagacattgttgggacgtGATTCAACAAGACTTATACAATGCTATTATTTATTGTTGGCAACAACAAAGGATTCCTAATGGGGTAATTTCTAGTCTTCTGATTTTATTGGCCAAGGTAAGGGGTCCTAATACTCTTCGTAACTTTcagcctattggtcttagtaattttttctttaaattttttacTAAGATCCTAGCTGCAAGACTTGGAAGTGTTCTTGATAAGCTGGCTTCAGAGGAGCAAGTTGCTTTTATGAAGGTAagaaatattcaagagaacatCAGTGTGGCGTCGGAGACGGTGAATGATCTGCAAACTAAGCGGAAAGATGGAAATGTGGGCCTAAAGTTAGGcattactcaagcttttgacacggttagttggtcttttgtcttagaggtgtttcgaAGGTATGGTTTTCCCCAAAGCTGGTGTTCTTGGATTTATTCGATACTCAGTTCAGCCCGTATTTCTATCCTCCTCAATGGTAGTCCAGAAGGTttttttcaagattaatagaggcctgcgtcaaggtgatcctttgTCTCCTCTTATCTTCGTgttgattgaagatgttcttagtagaaaccTCACCAAACTCTTATCCTTTGTCTCCTCTTATCTTGGGCAGTATCCCTTGCCACaccattcataaaaatgttgaattttttatacgttaactcaaaaaggtctacacacttcgttataagtcgaaaattgatttccgaaactaaattgtaaactagataaactcatctttaacataacaagtttgaaaaacgtattgtaatcacaaatataatgttctaaggaattacatctagtacaaattgcatttctatgtacgttgattcaagaaaatatgaaggaagtcaaatttcacaatagaagaaggatgaaagaccaggcagaactaatccaaatcctaacaaatttcatctatcttgaaccaaatagaaagacaaagccaacacaaaaataaagagtccataaaattgttgaattttttatacgttaactcaaaaaagtctacacacttcgttataagtcggaagttcatttcagagactaaattgtaaacaagataaactcatctttaacagaaaaactttgaaaaatgtattgtaatcacaattaatatgttataaggcagtacgtctagtaaaaattgcatttctatgtacgttgattcaagaatatatgaaggaagtcagatttcacaatagaagaaggacgaaagaccaagcagaactaatccaaatcctaacaaatttcatttatcttgaatcaaatagaaagacaaagccaacacaaaaataaagagttcataaaaatgttgaattttatgtacgttaactcaaaaaagtctacacacttcgttataagtaggaagttgattactgagactaaattgtaaacaagataaactcatc comes from Papaver somniferum cultivar HN1 chromosome 7, ASM357369v1, whole genome shotgun sequence and encodes:
- the LOC113296360 gene encoding uncharacterized protein LOC113296360; translated protein: MLRQKARNKWLLEGASNSSFLHNSIRIRRGNNTISELVDDAGNTITDGDQLCQHVVSYYENKFNGVEMPVEDQIFYYDHLSITLEEQQRMDSLLTVEDIQKAVFDLGADSALAPDGFSGCFHRHCWEIIQHDLFVAILFCWQHKFTPSGDNSSLIILLAKVRGANSFRNFRPIGLSNFFFKIFTKILTTRLGSVLEKLVSEEQVAFMKERNIHENISLASEMVNELHIKSKDGDLGMKLDISQAFDTVSWSFWFGGFFKINRGLRQGDTLSSLIFVLIEDVLSRNISKLFKEKKMSPMVTRNGISPTHLFFANDIMIFCKGNMKSVRNLVSLLEQYHHVSGQTVCRQKSKIYYDGGPLSRRRTIFDFLGMSLASFPDCYLGVQIMPGAVRYRHICTVIDKIKNQLAVWKGKMLSFHDRVVLVKIVIASYFIHNMEVYKWPLKFIQQCERVIQNFIWSGDSGISRAFVVGFDKVCSPLSEGGLGLTRLSVMNKALVAKLLWNIKRSHKKWARFLEAKYTCRDGRVKDYGIKSTILPGVHWVDRIVAQNTKSLTSDGRCTSLYFDIWLCHGPDFFWMPDLKGVFSVSSAREIIRQKYPVLPGVALLWRKAVHPMLAAQRRKIMRGARATLDKVQSGFKISLFTDVVCAARGKGADIAGAGVVVRDEECNVLGTMSIGLGITNSFLAELYGIIVGL